The DNA segment CTCAGATCTCAGATGGAAGTGATAGAAAAACTGAAACAAAAGACAAGATACAGTGCTGCACTTTCTGAACTGAGTTATCTGATCGATGAAGATGTGGTCCTGAAGGACCTGGTGATAGAGGCCAAGGAGATCAAGAGAAAGTCGGACGGGGGAGCGGATAAGGTTCGACTGGTCGGCAATACAGAAAAAGCCAGGAAGGACCTGAGCAACGAGCGAAAGCTCAAGGTTATTCTCAAGGGTGTCGCAGTTGCACCCTCTGATGTTGCGAACTTGATAAGCAGGTTGGAGCGGTCACAATATTTCTTCAACGTAATGCCCGGGTTTTCACGCAACAAGGTTATAAACGAAAACCCCGTTACTGAATTTGAGATCGTCTGTCATGTGGCAGATTACGTGGAAGGGGAATGATCATATGCAAATGTGCGAAAGACAACAGCTTTTGATCATTGCCGTCGCTCTGGGAATACTTGGTATATTCGGTGCAGCGATCTATGCTCCTCTTGCCCGGCAGACCATGCGTTTGAAGACGACCAAGGCAAGCGTGCACGATGAGAACGGCAAGGTGAAATCGCAGATCGAGCGAATACCTTCTACCGTCCGAGAAAAAAGAGAGCTGGCTGCTGCGGTAGGCGATTTCGAAGCGAAAATACCCACGGAAAGACGCTTTGCTCAAGTCTGGGAACAGCTTGCAGAGGTAATGAACGAAGAGGGGTTGACCGATCAGTTGATCCAGCCCGGCGTGGAAGTGAAGGGTAAGGATGAGCTGGTATGTATACCCCTGAGCATCGAATGCACCGGTGATCTGGGCCAGATTTATGCGTTCTTTCGATCATTGGAAGAACTCGAGCGTTTGATCCGAGTCGACAGACTGGAAATATCGGAAGACAAGGATTCCGATGGCAAACTGAAAATGACCGCCAACGCCAAGATATTCTATCGTAGGAGCAAAACTACTTGAGCTAAGGGGTTTTTCTTATAACCACCCCATGCTTTTGTTTCCTATGTTTTGAGTAATGCATATGAATCAGCAGGCGATACATCTGAATAAAAAACCCGCAAGATCGCGGAAACACAGGGACCATAAGAAGATGGTTATGGCCTTTGGTCTGTTGGCGGTCATGGGATTCATGTGGGCGAGAGTTTTATTCTTTAGCGACGAAGGTCCTGAGAAGGCACAGGCCCAGGCTATGGCAGAACTTGAAGAACAGCAAAATAGTGAGAACCAGATAGAAATATCATATGTGCAGCTTCCGTTTGAGGGCGGCCGCCATGATCGGCTGGAGAACGACTTGTTCGGGCCGAGAAGCTGGCTTGAGCCGGAAACAAACGGCGAAGCCAAAGATGTCGCTGTGACCGTGAAGGAGCCGAGTGCTCAGGAGCGACAGCGAAGACTGGTCGAAAAAATGGCTGAGACGATAAAGGTCGAGGCGATAATTGTAGGCCAGGATGGTACTGAAAGTGAAGCATTCATTGGGAATAATATCGTGACTGAAGGCTCAACATTTTTGATTTCATACGACGGCAAGGAGTATGGGTTCACAGTTGCGGATATCTCAAGATCGAAGGTTATTGTTAAATGGAATGAATTTGAAGTGGCAATCGGAATGTCGCAGCCTGATGGACTTGAGTAATTTCTAAAAAGGGGAAGTCATGAAGAAGAATGGATTTGAAAGAATGAAAAGTAAAATGTCGCTGCTGGCGGCGAGCTTCGTGCTGGTTACGGTCGTGATCTCGCTGGCATGGGCCGAAGAAGGAGCACCTGAAGTCGAGGTGCAGATTGACGAAACAGTATTGACGGCAGAACAGCAGGAGGCTCAACAAAAACCAGAAGTAGCTGAACAGTATGAGTCATCAGAACAGGAAACTATAAGTGCGTCTTCGATACAGTCAATTTCCTTCAATAAGGATATGACTATTAAGGATGCGCTGCGTTTTCTTGCGATGAAATACCACAAGAATATCGTTCCTACCGCAAAGGTAGACGGAATGATTACTGTTACGAATCTTTACGATGTAACATTTGAAGAAGCTCTGCAGGCAGTGATCGGTCCCAACAAGTATGACGTTCAGGGCAACTTCATCATGGTTTACACACCCGAAGAGTTTGAGCAGTACAAGGATGACAAACGCAGGATGGAGTACAGAGTTTTCGAACTCTACTACATCAACGCTGAAGAGGCTAAGAAGCTGATCACTCCTCTTATGAGTGAAAATGGTCAACTGCAGTCCAGCACCGCTTCCGAGATCGGCGTAAGTGGTGGTGACGGACTGGACATCAGCGAGGGCGGCGATGCTCTTGCACTGCATGACTCTGTCGTAGTTAAGGATTATCCTGAGAACATCGAAGAGATCGATGCACTGCTGAAGGACCTGGATAAGAGACCCGTACAGGTCCTTGTCGAAGCTACGATTCTCTCAGCGAATCTCAATGAAGGTATGGAATACGGTGTGAATCTCAATCTGGCTGGTGGACTTGCAATCGATGGTGGTGACAGTGATACTGTCGTCGAACAGATCGCCAATTTCTCCGGCAAAGGTAATCTTGTCGAGACTGCAGGTTTCGCGAACGCAGGCGGCAACGGCTTAAGGCTTGGTATCCGTTCTGGTGATGTCTCAGCTTTCATTAGTGCACTTGAGGGCATCACGGATGTGACAGTTCTCGCTAATCCTAAGATCCTCGCTCTCAACAAGCAGGTTGGTACCGTATTCATCGGTCAGAAACTTGGTTACAGAAGCAGCACGAGTGTCAGCGGCAGCGGCGTTGCAACGGAAGGACAGGTTGAATTCCTTAACTCTGGTACGAAACTCTCCTTCAGACCCTACGTCGGCAGTGATGGTTATGTAAGAATGGATATCTATCCCAAGGACAGTAGTGCAGCCTTGAATGATGATGGTGTTCCCACTGAAACGACTGCTGAGCTCACATCCAACATCATGGTCAAAGATGGCCAGACAGTAGTTATCGGCGGACTGTTCCGTGATGATATCAGTTCTACCAGGTCGCAGGTTCCCGTACTTGGTGATATTCCTGTTATCGGTGCAGCATTCCGAGGTATCGAAGACGTCAGCGTTAGACAGGAAGTTATCGTAATGCTCACTCCTCACGTCATCGAAGATCCCAGTGAGGTCGAAGGCGAAGAGCGTGCCGAAGATATCGCACGCAAACGCTATGCAGCACGTGAAGGTCTGCAGAAGATCACAAGAACCAAGAGAGCTGAAAAGAGCTATATCGAAGCTGCAAAGCTGTACAGAAAGGGTTTGAAAGCAGAGGCGCTTCGTGAGGTTAACTGGGCTCTGCACCTCAGGCCCACTTACCTTGAAGCACTTCGGCTCAGAGAGAGAATTCTTGATGAAACTGATGATAACGGCGAACCTCTCGAACGAATAATGATCGACGTGATCGAAGAAGAAGATACTGAAAAATGGATGAGACTATAGTCTCCAGTTAAATGATAGGCCTGAACGGCTGTTCTGTGACCGAGAGTTTCCAGTGCAGCCGTTCAGTGCCACAAATAATGGGGTGGAAAATGTGTGGAGAGAAAATCGAAAAAGATAGAAGTTTCGCTTTTACGAAAGAAAGCTGTATGCCAATGACACAAAGAATTTGTCTTGTTTTATGTTGCCTTGGACTTTTGACCGCTGGTCTTGGCTGTGCAACGCATGAAGAACAGCGGCAGGCAATGCATGATCGTTGGGAGAAAACCTCAGCAAAAGCGAAGATACCTCTGGGGCGGGAATTTCTGAACAATGGTAGGAACAAAGATGCCAGAAAGGTTCTGCAGAAATGTCTTGACGCAGATTCTGAAATGCCCGAGGCGCACATCCTGATGGGACGGCTTGAAGTAAAAGAAGGACGAATTGCAAAAGCGCAAGGCCATTTCGAGACGGCTTTGCAATCAGACGATACATCTGACGAAGCTTACTACTGGCTTGGCGTTATTACAGAGAGACAGGAGGAATACCAAAACGCTGCAGATCTATATGCAAAGGCATATGAAATCCAGCCTGATGAGATCAAATACATACGGTCATGTGCCGGCATGTACGTTGCGCTGGGAGAGGACGACAGGGCGATGGAACTTTTGACCTCAGCCAATTCGAGGCTTGCTTCTTCATTCGAGCTCAAGGTCGTAACCGCGGATCTGGCCCAGCGAATGGGGGATACAATCCGCGCCATCGATCTGTACCGAGAAGCATTGATGATCGAACCACGTGATACCGATGTGATCGCAGCGCTGGGATACTGCTACATAGAAGAAAAAGAGTGGCAAAGCGCTTCGCAAATATTTGAACAGCTTCTTGATGATTCGAATGGTGCAAGCAGACAGGCCTACCTGAACCTGCTCGCCATGTGCAGTG comes from the Anaerohalosphaera lusitana genome and includes:
- a CDS encoding PilN domain-containing protein; amino-acid sequence: MQEIDFLPKWYTTGRKKKVNYRRQYFALGVLFFVLMIWSLAGTYSVSVSKGQVRIMQRSLKNNAPIAAKYSNFEEELRKLRSQMEVIEKLKQKTRYSAALSELSYLIDEDVVLKDLVIEAKEIKRKSDGGADKVRLVGNTEKARKDLSNERKLKVILKGVAVAPSDVANLISRLERSQYFFNVMPGFSRNKVINENPVTEFEIVCHVADYVEGE
- a CDS encoding type 4a pilus biogenesis protein PilO, translating into MQMCERQQLLIIAVALGILGIFGAAIYAPLARQTMRLKTTKASVHDENGKVKSQIERIPSTVREKRELAAAVGDFEAKIPTERRFAQVWEQLAEVMNEEGLTDQLIQPGVEVKGKDELVCIPLSIECTGDLGQIYAFFRSLEELERLIRVDRLEISEDKDSDGKLKMTANAKIFYRRSKTT
- a CDS encoding type II secretion system protein GspD, encoding MKKNGFERMKSKMSLLAASFVLVTVVISLAWAEEGAPEVEVQIDETVLTAEQQEAQQKPEVAEQYESSEQETISASSIQSISFNKDMTIKDALRFLAMKYHKNIVPTAKVDGMITVTNLYDVTFEEALQAVIGPNKYDVQGNFIMVYTPEEFEQYKDDKRRMEYRVFELYYINAEEAKKLITPLMSENGQLQSSTASEIGVSGGDGLDISEGGDALALHDSVVVKDYPENIEEIDALLKDLDKRPVQVLVEATILSANLNEGMEYGVNLNLAGGLAIDGGDSDTVVEQIANFSGKGNLVETAGFANAGGNGLRLGIRSGDVSAFISALEGITDVTVLANPKILALNKQVGTVFIGQKLGYRSSTSVSGSGVATEGQVEFLNSGTKLSFRPYVGSDGYVRMDIYPKDSSAALNDDGVPTETTAELTSNIMVKDGQTVVIGGLFRDDISSTRSQVPVLGDIPVIGAAFRGIEDVSVRQEVIVMLTPHVIEDPSEVEGEERAEDIARKRYAAREGLQKITRTKRAEKSYIEAAKLYRKGLKAEALREVNWALHLRPTYLEALRLRERILDETDDNGEPLERIMIDVIEEEDTEKWMRL
- a CDS encoding tetratricopeptide repeat protein — its product is MHDRWEKTSAKAKIPLGREFLNNGRNKDARKVLQKCLDADSEMPEAHILMGRLEVKEGRIAKAQGHFETALQSDDTSDEAYYWLGVITERQEEYQNAADLYAKAYEIQPDEIKYIRSCAGMYVALGEDDRAMELLTSANSRLASSFELKVVTADLAQRMGDTIRAIDLYREALMIEPRDTDVIAALGYCYIEEKEWQSASQIFEQLLDDSNGASRQAYLNLLAMCSVNSGNYGKAVKYYDELSVERRDDPVVWLKMGQAALGAKAANRAIECADRALRMKPGYAEAYALKGCALYVKKRYEESIRVFKNIRRDKSLGALAWMMTGRCYEKLSIFEKAEKAYDMARELNPDSKLLSSIGDSGDSLPWQ